The DNA window GAATGGGATAAGCAGCTGTTTTTCTTTATAAATAGTCATAATAGTCCTTTTTGGGATGCTTTTATGAAATTCATGAGCGATAAGGGCTCCTGGTATATTCTTTATGCCATAATCATAGCATTTCTGATTTATTCCTACAAAAAGCATATCTGGCTCCCCGCAATTATGATTGGGCTTACCATATTAATAGCCGACCAGACTTCAAGTGGTTTTCTCAAACCAACCGTAGAAAGACACCGGCCCTGTAAGGATCCCGAAATTGGTGAAATGGTAAGAACTCCTGGTGGTTGCGGTGGATTGTATGGTTTCACAAGTTCGCATGCATCGAATCACTTCGGTATTGCTGTATTGCTAATTTTGATGGGTAGAAACTGTTCCAAATGGGTATGGTTATTCCTTCCCTGGGCAGCACTGATCGCCTATTCAAGAGTTTACTTAGGAGTCCATTATCCGGGAGATGTGATTGTGGGTGGATTGATTGGAGTAACAGCAGCTTTTATTGCTTTTTATATTGGAAAATGGATTTCTACTAAAACCGGAGCCCGATTAAAAGTTCTGCCCATTTAATTGTATTCACTTTTAGAAAATTTTCTCTCACACTTGTCCTCGCTTGCTACTTAAGCGATAAAATGAAGCTTTTTGATTTAAGAAAATTAGTGATTAAAAATTTCGCGTTCTGAAATTTCCAATTGAATTTTTAACCTCTTGCCTTCTTTAGCAAAGTTCCACTCAAGCCGAAAAGACCGGCAACCAAACCACCAATCAAAGCCGTAATCAGAATCATAAGAAAGGAACCGTCAGA is part of the Hyphobacterium sp. CCMP332 genome and encodes:
- a CDS encoding phosphatase PAP2 family protein; this translates as MLEILIEWDKQLFFFINSHNSPFWDAFMKFMSDKGSWYILYAIIIAFLIYSYKKHIWLPAIMIGLTILIADQTSSGFLKPTVERHRPCKDPEIGEMVRTPGGCGGLYGFTSSHASNHFGIAVLLILMGRNCSKWVWLFLPWAALIAYSRVYLGVHYPGDVIVGGLIGVTAAFIAFYIGKWISTKTGARLKVLPI